From Hyla sarda isolate aHylSar1 chromosome 5, aHylSar1.hap1, whole genome shotgun sequence, a single genomic window includes:
- the MSRB2 gene encoding methionine-R-sulfoxide reductase B2, mitochondrial, whose translation MNQICELLRDLSGLHGETNTSWLVLDTRFPSSIDEHLVSPERFLQLRENLYIESYNMARLLRSFGILVMRQRRLSPVTHTWSKARRLQHSEAGLGSLTRYDESVVSTDWQEKLTPEEYYVTREKGTELPFSGIYLNHTEEGMYHCVCCNTPLFSSETKYNSGTGWPSFWEAYGTVGNDESNTNVIRRPDNSLGWAGTEVICKECDAHLGHVFDDGPEPSGHRFCINSVALTFKPS comes from the exons ATGAACCAGATTTGCGAGTTACTCAGAGACTTGTCCGGTCTCCATGGAGAGACTAACACCTCATGGCTTGTTTTGGACACGCGCTTTCCTTCTTCTATTGATGAACATCTTGTCTCCCCGGAACGCTTCCTGCAACTTCGAGAAAA CCTTTATATTGAATCCTACAACATGGCCAGACTACTGAGAAGCTTTGGTATCCTTGTGATGAGGCAAAGGAGACTGTCACCTGTCACCCACACATGGAGTAAGGCAAGGAGGTTGCAGCATTCAGAAGCTG GCTTAGGGTCACTGACAAGATACGACGAGTCTGTTGTCTCCACTGACTGGCAAGAGAAGCTCACCCCCGAGGAGTACTATGTGACCAGGGAGAAGGGCACAGAACTG CCTTTCAGTGGCATCTACCTTAACCACACAGAAGAAGGAATGTATCACTGCGTGTGCTGTAACACCCCATTGTTCAG CTCAGAGACAAAATATAATTCGGGAACAGGTTGGCCCTCCTTCTGGGAAGCTTATGGCACCGTTGGGAATGACGAAAGCAACACCAATGTAATACGGAGGCCGGATAACTCCTTAGGATGGGCAGGaacagaagtcatttgcaaagaG TGTGACGCCCACCTCGGTCACGTGTTTGATGATGGCCCCGAACCTTCCGGTCACAGATTCTGTATCAACAGCGTTGCACTCACCTTCAAACCGAGTTAA